The nucleotide sequence GATCGAGAGCTCTCCGCCGTCCAGAGACCTTTCGCGACCTCCGCCGGTTCCGGCTGGCGGCCAGGGATTCGCTTTTCATAGCTTTTGATCGGGTGTGTTGAAACGATGAGCAATCAAAGGGATTATTACGAAGTTCTGGGCGTCGCCCGGGAAGCCGACGGTGCCACCATCAAGTCTGCGTACCGCAAGCTGGCGGTCAAATACCATCCGGACAAGAATCCCGGAGACGCCGAGGCGGAGGCCAAATTCAAAGAGGCGTCGGAGGCCTATGCAGTGCTTTCCGACGCCGACAAGCGGGCGCGCTACGACCGCTTCGGGCACCAGGGCGTGTCCGGCGGGGCCGCCGGCTTCGATCCGTCGGTCTTTGCCGACTTCTCGGACATTCTGGGAGATCTCTTCGGTTTCGGCGGCGGCTTCGGTGGTCGCCGCGGCGGCCGTGGCGGCGCCAGCCGGGGGGCCGACCTGCGCTATGACCTGCAGCTGAGCTTCGAGGACGCTGCCTTCGGCACCGACACCCAGCTGCGGATCCCGCGGCTGGAGTCCTGCTCGTCGTGCTCCGGTTCCGGTGCCGCGCCGGGCTCCAATCCGGTGCCCTGCAGCACCTGTGGCGGTCACGGCCAGGTGCGCTTCTCGCAGGGCTTCTTCACCGTCGCCCGCACCTGTCCCCAGTGCCAGGGGGAGGGGCGCATCATCCAGGACAAGTGCAAGACCTGCCACGGCGAAGGCCGCGTGGAGGAGCAGCGCCGGCTGAGCGTCAAGATCCCCGCCGGCGTCGATACCGGGGCCCGGTTGCGCCTCGCCGGCGAGGGCGAGCACGGCCGCAAGGGAGGGCCGCCGGGAGACCTCTACGTGGTGGTGCGAGTCAAGCCCCATGAGATCTTCCAGCGCGAGGACTCCAACGTCCTGGGCCCCCTCAAGCTCTCGTACCCACAGGCGGTGCTCGGCGCCACGGTGGAGATTCCCACCCTCCACGGTACGGAGGAGGTAGACGTGCCGCCGGGGACTCCCCACGGCAAGATTTTCCGCCTCAAGAACAAGGGCATCCCGCGCCTCGGTGGTCATGGCAAGGGAGACCACGTGGCAGAGGCCATCATCGAGGTTCCCGATCCCAAGAGCCTGGAAGAAGAGCAGGTGGAGCTGCTGCGCAAGATGGCGGAGCTCGAGGGCCGGGCGGTGCGCGAA is from Acidobacteriota bacterium and encodes:
- the dnaJ gene encoding molecular chaperone DnaJ, whose amino-acid sequence is MSNQRDYYEVLGVAREADGATIKSAYRKLAVKYHPDKNPGDAEAEAKFKEASEAYAVLSDADKRARYDRFGHQGVSGGAAGFDPSVFADFSDILGDLFGFGGGFGGRRGGRGGASRGADLRYDLQLSFEDAAFGTDTQLRIPRLESCSSCSGSGAAPGSNPVPCSTCGGHGQVRFSQGFFTVARTCPQCQGEGRIIQDKCKTCHGEGRVEEQRRLSVKIPAGVDTGARLRLAGEGEHGRKGGPPGDLYVVVRVKPHEIFQREDSNVLGPLKLSYPQAVLGATVEIPTLHGTEEVDVPPGTPHGKIFRLKNKGIPRLGGHGKGDHVAEAIIEVPDPKSLEEEQVELLRKMAELEGRAVREGFFDKVKKKVKKSVG